Below is a window of Candidatus Dependentiae bacterium DNA.
TGGTTGTGGGTTCTCCATCCCAAAAACATTCATCGAGGTGAGGATCGCACATAGTACAATTATAGAAAAAAACTTTCTCATATTAACTCCTTTTGTTTTTTCCCAATCTACTCAAGCAGCTCGTAACGATTCAAGAAATTGCTGTAAAGTTTATCGGTAGAAGTAAAGGAGCATACAAAGCGCCATGATCGCCATTGAAATATTTTCTATGAGCGTAACGTAGGTCATCGGTAATTTAAAAACTGCGCCAAGGCATGCACAAACTATTTCTTTATTCTGCGCAAGTTCGTAAGCAACACCGATACTTCCCACTATCATGAAAAAAAGAGTTGCCAAATTGGTAGCGATCGGAAAAAGACCATTAAGATAGGCGATTCCTAAACATAATTCTATAAATGGATACGCATACGCATACATGGTCGATCGTTTTGCAATAAGATCGTACATAGAGAATGCCTCAACAAAACCGTGCAAATTGTAGATTTTAAAAAGACTAAAAACAATAAAGAAACTCCCCATAAAATCATTCATCGCTGCAATAGCATCCCACCCATAGATAAAGCGACGCATAATTGTAAAAAACATAATAATACTCAGAATTAGTATTAAAGGCGTAAACGTTTTTATGGTGCTCAAAGAACGCGCGTCCGAATTATTAAGATTCATTCAGTTTTTCCTTTTTCTTTTTTTATTCAATAAAGTCAACGTAATAGGTTCAATGATGGAAATAAATAATTTTGATATGTATTTTGTTTACTCATAATCATCGTTCTGCAAATAACGAATAATAATTTCTTACCGTAAAGATTGATATGAATTATATCGCGCACTTGTTTCTTTTTATTTTCATGTTCTCAATGAATGCATATTCATCTCATCATGAAACCTACATCCCATTGCGTAAGATGAAACAGCATATGTTTGAAGCGAACCATCGAATGCATGGCATGTACGGTTACTATCCGATGGAGCGAGATATTTCAGGAACCGATTGGCAACCAGAGTCCATTCCGCTTGACGGGTTACAATTCGAAGCGCATAAATGGCTTTTTATGACCCATGATTTTTTAAACGCAGCCTATACACACCAAACAGGGCCGCGAGGGGGCAGCCAATTATTTAGTAC
It encodes the following:
- a CDS encoding heavy-metal-associated domain-containing protein, translating into MNLNNSDARSLSTIKTFTPLILILSIIMFFTIMRRFIYGWDAIAAMNDFMGSFFIVFSLFKIYNLHGFVEAFSMYDLIAKRSTMYAYAYPFIELCLGIAYLNGLFPIATNLATLFFMIVGSIGVAYELAQNKEIVCACLGAVFKLPMTYVTLIENISMAIMALCMLLYFYR